The Thermoflavifilum sp. genome contains a region encoding:
- a CDS encoding class I SAM-dependent methyltransferase, with protein MKTKQPDQTALRVALWRALHVLIDDKPHIIEDMVGYTLIHPEKDWQERPDMKYTGRLRASIVARARFIEDLAKEQIANGVKQYVLLGAGLDSFAIRNRAIASQVDIYEIDRPDTLAWKETKLVENGYAIPPKLHFVPVDFETSSWWIALLKKVFDYTQPTFVSCTGVTLYLTKEAIRDMLQKMTLLATGSTIAITFYLPVEQLEGEDKNLMEISMKGAAASGTPFVSFFTPEEMVNLAKDAGLKNMQTLSTKDMINLYFKNRTDNLIPADGEFFLIAKT; from the coding sequence ATGAAAACAAAACAACCTGATCAAACGGCATTGCGAGTAGCTCTCTGGAGAGCATTACATGTTTTAATCGACGATAAACCCCATATTATTGAGGATATGGTTGGATATACCCTCATTCATCCTGAAAAAGATTGGCAGGAACGCCCCGATATGAAATATACAGGTCGACTCCGGGCGTCTATTGTTGCTCGTGCTCGATTCATTGAAGATTTAGCTAAAGAACAAATTGCAAATGGGGTAAAGCAGTATGTTTTGCTTGGTGCCGGACTGGATAGTTTTGCTATACGGAACAGAGCAATTGCTTCACAGGTGGATATTTACGAAATTGATAGACCCGATACACTGGCATGGAAAGAAACGAAACTTGTAGAAAATGGCTATGCCATTCCACCAAAACTGCATTTTGTTCCTGTTGACTTCGAAACTTCATCGTGGTGGATAGCACTTTTAAAGAAAGTCTTTGATTATACCCAACCAACTTTTGTTTCCTGCACGGGAGTTACCCTTTATCTTACAAAAGAGGCGATAAGGGATATGCTTCAAAAAATGACTTTGCTGGCAACAGGATCAACCATTGCTATTACCTTTTACCTGCCTGTTGAACAACTGGAAGGGGAAGACAAAAATTTAATGGAAATATCAATGAAAGGCGCTGCAGCTTCCGGAACTCCTTTTGTAAGCTTTTTTACTCCTGAAGAAATGGTGAATCTGGCAAAAGATGCCGGCCTGAAAAATATGCAAACTCTTTCGACAAAAGATATGATCAACCTTTACTTCAAAAATAGAACGGATAATCTTATTCCAGCTGATGGTGAGTTTTTTCTGATTGCAAAAACATAA
- the tilS gene encoding tRNA lysidine(34) synthetase TilS, giving the protein MLAAFIKFVEEHQLVHAGDAVLLAVSGGVDSVVMTRLFHEAGFSFGIAHANFQLRGEESERDARFVQELAAKYGVPFFVQTFDTKQYAQQNSCSIQVAARELRYAWLEEIRRSQGYAAVATAHHRNDQAETMLINFCRGTGIAGLHGIRYRQQHVIRPLLFATRAEIESYANSQGLEFVTDSSNLEDHYLRNTIRHHIIPALQHIFPGFINTLSENAERLGEVEMLYQEAVERHRKRLLHAKGEEWWVPVQALLLSRPLKTLVFELFKPFGFGEPQVSDIIQLLNAQPGKQLFSSTHRMIRDRKWLIVAPLQATEISFQVIESPEVRRISVPGLKLEIKQLPVHDAVCPDKPHIACLDADRVQFPLILRKWRQGDYFYPLGLGKKKKLSRFLIDQKLNLLEKERVWVVEAADKKIIWVVGLRIDDRCKITEKTRQVLRLEARMEQLFEKH; this is encoded by the coding sequence ATGTTAGCTGCATTCATAAAATTTGTTGAAGAACATCAACTGGTGCATGCAGGTGATGCTGTTTTGCTGGCTGTGAGCGGGGGGGTAGATTCTGTGGTGATGACCCGATTGTTTCATGAAGCCGGTTTTTCGTTTGGTATTGCCCATGCTAATTTTCAGCTCCGCGGCGAAGAATCGGAGCGCGATGCTCGCTTTGTGCAGGAGCTGGCCGCGAAATATGGCGTGCCGTTTTTTGTACAGACTTTCGATACGAAACAATATGCGCAACAAAACAGTTGCTCGATTCAGGTAGCAGCTCGCGAATTAAGATATGCCTGGCTCGAAGAAATTCGCCGCAGTCAGGGCTACGCAGCTGTGGCCACCGCACATCACCGCAACGATCAGGCAGAAACCATGCTCATCAATTTCTGTCGCGGTACAGGCATTGCAGGTTTACACGGTATTCGCTACAGGCAGCAGCATGTGATTCGCCCCCTGTTGTTTGCCACACGTGCAGAAATAGAATCTTACGCGAACAGCCAGGGACTTGAATTTGTAACCGATAGCTCCAACCTCGAAGATCATTATCTGCGAAATACCATTCGCCATCATATCATTCCCGCCTTGCAACATATTTTTCCTGGATTCATAAACACCCTCTCCGAAAATGCCGAGCGATTGGGTGAGGTGGAAATGCTTTATCAGGAGGCTGTGGAACGACATCGCAAACGTTTGCTGCATGCAAAAGGTGAGGAATGGTGGGTGCCCGTACAGGCCTTATTGCTTTCCAGACCATTGAAAACGCTGGTGTTTGAATTGTTCAAACCTTTTGGATTCGGTGAACCTCAGGTGTCGGATATCATCCAGCTGTTGAACGCCCAGCCGGGCAAACAGCTGTTTTCCTCCACCCATCGCATGATTCGTGATCGTAAATGGTTGATTGTTGCTCCCCTTCAGGCCACAGAAATCAGTTTTCAAGTCATCGAAAGTCCTGAAGTGCGCCGAATTTCAGTACCCGGACTCAAGCTCGAAATCAAACAATTGCCTGTTCATGATGCAGTTTGCCCGGATAAACCTCATATCGCCTGCCTGGATGCCGACCGGGTGCAGTTTCCCCTCATCCTGCGAAAATGGCGGCAGGGCGATTATTTTTATCCCCTGGGCCTGGGAAAAAAGAAAAAATTAAGTCGGTTTTTGATTGATCAGAAATTGAATTTGCTGGAGAAAGAAAGGGTTTGGGTAGTGGAAGCCGCCGATAAAAAAATTATCTGGGTGGTGGGCTTAAGGATAGACGATCGTTGCAAAATAACCGAAAAAACCAGACAGGTTTTGCGATTAGAAGCCCGGATGGAGCAGCTTTTCGAAAAACATTAA
- a CDS encoding rhomboid family intramembrane serine protease, translated as MSLTFIIIIVTCVISISAFYNPQLLEQFLFWPFYIKRKHEYWRFITCGFIHLDYIHLGFNMFTLYFFGQIVELYIFEGKGSAFLLFYLLSLLGSNLYSYFRHQDNFDYRALGASGAVSAVVFSFIVFAPWQTILVFFIPVPAIIFGALYLFYSAYMSRKGYDNIGHDAHFWGGIFGIAYTILVQPTLGLMFFEKLLHPGF; from the coding sequence ATGAGTCTCACTTTCATCATCATCATTGTAACCTGCGTTATTTCCATTTCTGCATTTTATAATCCGCAGTTGCTGGAACAATTTCTATTCTGGCCTTTTTACATTAAACGCAAGCACGAATACTGGCGCTTTATCACCTGCGGTTTTATTCATCTCGACTATATCCATCTGGGGTTCAACATGTTTACCCTGTATTTTTTCGGACAGATCGTAGAATTGTATATTTTCGAAGGCAAGGGTTCGGCTTTTCTGCTTTTTTACCTGTTATCCTTGCTGGGCTCAAATTTGTATAGTTATTTCCGCCATCAAGATAATTTCGATTATCGAGCGCTGGGTGCGTCTGGAGCCGTTTCGGCGGTGGTGTTTTCGTTTATTGTATTTGCACCCTGGCAAACGATACTGGTGTTTTTTATTCCGGTACCCGCCATTATTTTCGGCGCATTATACCTGTTTTATTCAGCCTACATGAGCCGGAAAGGATATGATAATATTGGCCATGATGCGCATTTCTGGGGTGGCATATTCGGCATTGCTTATACCATTCTGGTACAGCCCACGCTGGGATTAATGTTTTTCGAAAAGCTGCTCCATCCGGGCTTCTAA
- a CDS encoding electron transfer flavoprotein subunit alpha/FixB family protein — MAIFVFADQQHGSFKKAALETLFFASQMAARQQQEVVAVVMGEIDQPQALADLGKYGARRVLHVNAGWLNDFDAQLYARVFKEILTQHEADLCVLPHDFNGRALAPYLAAQWQAGLLTGITSLPDEHGCYQKQVFSGKATAWIRLLPKRQVLTLLPNTFTPTGKEGQAKVEQWQPAQVNAAQRRIRVKEVQTTQGRVPLTEASIIVSGGRGLKGPENWGMIEQLAEVLGAATACSRPVADAGWRPHHEHVGQTGLTVRPNLYIAIGISGAIQHLAGVNGSKYIVVINKDPEAPFFQAADYGIVGDAFEVVPRLIEAIKKYKGIS; from the coding sequence ATGGCTATTTTTGTATTCGCTGATCAACAACACGGTAGTTTTAAAAAAGCTGCGCTCGAAACCTTATTTTTTGCTTCACAAATGGCTGCCAGACAACAACAGGAAGTAGTGGCCGTAGTGATGGGAGAAATCGATCAGCCACAAGCCCTGGCCGATTTAGGCAAATATGGAGCCCGGCGCGTATTGCATGTGAATGCCGGATGGCTGAATGATTTTGACGCGCAACTGTATGCACGCGTGTTCAAAGAAATCCTTACCCAGCACGAGGCCGATTTATGTGTGTTGCCGCATGACTTTAATGGCCGGGCGCTGGCGCCCTATCTGGCTGCACAATGGCAGGCAGGCCTGCTCACGGGTATCACTTCTCTGCCCGATGAGCATGGATGTTACCAGAAACAGGTGTTTTCAGGTAAGGCCACGGCCTGGATCCGACTGCTTCCCAAACGCCAGGTGCTTACCCTTTTACCCAATACCTTCACACCCACAGGAAAAGAGGGTCAGGCAAAGGTGGAGCAATGGCAACCCGCACAGGTAAATGCAGCGCAAAGGCGCATCCGGGTGAAAGAAGTGCAAACCACGCAGGGGCGTGTACCCCTTACCGAAGCCAGCATCATCGTGAGCGGCGGCAGGGGATTGAAAGGGCCGGAAAACTGGGGCATGATCGAGCAACTGGCTGAAGTGCTGGGCGCAGCAACGGCCTGCTCCCGTCCCGTAGCCGACGCCGGATGGCGACCGCATCATGAACATGTAGGACAAACCGGACTCACCGTTCGCCCCAATCTCTATATCGCAATAGGCATCTCAGGCGCTATCCAGCATCTGGCCGGTGTGAACGGCAGCAAATATATCGTAGTCATCAACAAAGATCCAGAAGCACCTTTCTTCCAGGCTGCAGATTATGGTATCGTAGGCGATGCGTTTGAAGTTGTGCCTCGACTCATCGAGGCTATCAAAAAATACAAGGGTATATCCTGA
- a CDS encoding DUF488 family protein produces MQIAVKRVYVKPDDADGYRVLVDRLWPRGLKKEEVKLHEWLKDVAPSDSLRKWFGHDPQKWKEFQKKYKLELQTHETLLKELLKRAQPMGKLTLLFSARDEAHNQAVVLQQFLQQLAGTLHK; encoded by the coding sequence ATGCAAATCGCAGTGAAACGTGTGTATGTAAAGCCTGATGATGCAGATGGATACCGGGTGCTGGTAGATAGGCTCTGGCCGCGCGGCTTGAAAAAAGAGGAGGTGAAGCTGCATGAATGGCTCAAAGATGTGGCACCTTCCGACAGCCTGCGCAAATGGTTTGGACATGATCCGCAGAAATGGAAAGAGTTTCAGAAAAAATACAAATTGGAATTGCAAACGCATGAAACACTGTTGAAAGAGTTGTTGAAGCGGGCTCAGCCCATGGGAAAGCTCACCTTGCTCTTCAGTGCCAGAGATGAAGCACATAATCAGGCCGTCGTATTGCAGCAGTTCCTGCAACAACTTGCCGGCACGTTGCACAAATGA
- a CDS encoding VOC family protein, with product MTKCKLLEMHNVGIVVEDLDNAIKFFSEIGLTLEGRMMVEGEWAGRVTGLGTQSVEVAMMVTPDGHGRIELSRFLSPAIISDHRTAPVNSLGYLRVMFRVEHLDELLSRLEKQGAELVGEVVNYGHIYRLCYIRGVEGLLIGLAEDISQKG from the coding sequence ATGACAAAATGCAAATTACTTGAAATGCACAATGTGGGTATTGTTGTGGAAGACCTGGATAATGCAATTAAATTTTTTAGTGAAATTGGATTAACGCTTGAAGGTCGAATGATGGTTGAGGGAGAATGGGCGGGCCGGGTTACCGGGCTAGGCACTCAATCCGTAGAAGTGGCTATGATGGTAACACCAGATGGACATGGACGGATTGAGCTTTCAAGATTCTTATCCCCTGCAATTATTTCGGATCACAGGACAGCACCTGTCAACTCTCTGGGTTATCTTAGGGTTATGTTCAGGGTTGAACATCTTGATGAATTACTTTCCAGGCTTGAAAAACAGGGTGCTGAACTTGTTGGAGAGGTTGTTAATTATGGGCATATCTATCGGCTGTGCTATATTCGTGGTGTTGAGGGCCTTTTGATTGGACTCGCGGAGGACATATCCCAGAAAGGGTGA
- a CDS encoding MFS transporter, whose product MQRSPVLVILIMLTFFVISFLTNIIGPLIPDIIHSFQLSLTLVAILPFAFFIAYGIMSIPSGMLIEAYGEKKLMLGAFVVALVGSWLLALWPGYITAMISVFLIGCGMAMLQVVINPLLRTAGGAEHYAFFSVLAQLIFGSASFVSPLVYTWIVTHFHDQHPDVIIRILHQLVPSNLSWISLYWLFGLICVCMWLIILAVRFPRVERTAEEKTEPLHVYASLLTRRVVLLFFLGIFCYVGTEQGLSSWMSQFLVVYHHVDPHVTGAAAVSRFWGLMTVGGIVGLPLMKIWDSRKILIVFTFMALICFSLALYGSDRLSLICFPLMGFFASIMYPVIISLALNSVSAHHGAFAGILMTAIIGGAVIPLLIGAWGDHFGLRSGMWIIYLTLLYIFSIGFWAKPLITNKTIQWKKNKD is encoded by the coding sequence ATGCAACGCAGTCCGGTTTTGGTGATTCTTATTATGCTCACCTTCTTCGTGATTTCATTTCTAACCAATATCATTGGTCCGCTGATCCCTGACATCATCCATAGTTTTCAGCTGAGCCTCACACTGGTAGCTATTTTACCATTTGCCTTTTTCATTGCTTATGGCATCATGTCTATTCCATCGGGTATGCTCATTGAAGCTTATGGTGAAAAGAAGCTGATGCTCGGAGCTTTTGTTGTTGCCCTGGTAGGTTCATGGTTGCTGGCATTATGGCCAGGATACATTACGGCCATGATTTCTGTGTTTTTAATCGGTTGTGGAATGGCCATGTTGCAGGTGGTCATTAACCCATTGTTGCGCACAGCAGGTGGGGCTGAGCATTATGCTTTCTTTTCGGTGCTGGCGCAACTGATTTTCGGTTCGGCATCATTTGTGAGTCCGCTGGTTTATACATGGATTGTTACACATTTTCATGATCAGCATCCAGATGTTATCATCCGAATATTGCATCAGCTGGTACCTTCAAATTTATCGTGGATATCACTATACTGGTTGTTTGGATTGATTTGCGTATGCATGTGGCTGATTATACTGGCCGTCCGTTTCCCGCGTGTGGAACGCACAGCCGAAGAAAAGACCGAACCATTGCATGTTTATGCCAGTCTATTGACCAGAAGGGTAGTGCTATTGTTTTTCCTGGGTATATTCTGTTATGTGGGTACCGAGCAGGGATTATCGAGCTGGATGTCTCAATTTCTCGTTGTCTATCATCATGTCGATCCACATGTTACCGGAGCAGCGGCTGTTTCGCGTTTCTGGGGATTGATGACGGTAGGCGGAATTGTGGGATTACCATTGATGAAAATCTGGGATAGCCGAAAGATATTGATTGTATTTACTTTTATGGCATTGATTTGTTTTTCACTTGCATTGTATGGTTCGGATCGTCTGTCTCTGATCTGTTTTCCGTTGATGGGATTTTTTGCTTCCATTATGTATCCCGTGATTATCTCGCTGGCCTTAAATTCTGTTTCAGCACATCATGGTGCATTTGCCGGAATTTTAATGACAGCTATCATCGGTGGTGCCGTCATTCCGCTCTTGATCGGCGCCTGGGGTGATCATTTCGGTTTGCGCTCGGGTATGTGGATCATTTATCTGACCCTGTTGTATATTTTCAGCATTGGTTTCTGGGCAAAACCCTTAATCACCAATAAAACCATTCAATGGAAGAAAAATAAAGATTAA
- a CDS encoding 23S rRNA (pseudouridine(1915)-N(3))-methyltransferase RlmH yields the protein MRIAIWSIAKKTDPLLEAGIREYADRLSRYIPLQMELIAPASPMADAQAARKIEADRILQRLKAKDCLVLLDERGYALSTSEWAAWMAERQMENIARLIFVIGGAYGVDESLKKHAHHVIALSRLTFPHQLVRLILTEQLYRVFTILHHQPYHHE from the coding sequence ATGCGTATTGCTATCTGGTCTATCGCTAAAAAAACAGATCCCCTGCTGGAGGCGGGCATCCGGGAGTATGCCGACCGGCTTAGCCGGTATATTCCCCTGCAAATGGAGCTGATCGCCCCGGCATCCCCCATGGCCGATGCACAGGCCGCCCGGAAAATAGAGGCGGATCGTATTTTACAACGACTGAAAGCAAAGGATTGCCTGGTGTTGCTCGACGAACGGGGCTATGCACTCTCCACTTCCGAATGGGCGGCATGGATGGCCGAAAGGCAAATGGAAAACATCGCCCGCCTGATCTTCGTCATCGGCGGAGCCTATGGTGTGGATGAGTCGCTGAAAAAACATGCACATCATGTGATTGCCCTATCACGGCTCACCTTTCCTCATCAACTCGTGCGATTGATCCTTACCGAGCAATTGTATCGGGTATTTACTATCTTGCACCATCAGCCATATCATCACGAATAA
- a CDS encoding (Fe-S)-binding protein, whose amino-acid sequence MHIPTVAELQARGEQPELLYWVGCAASFDQRAQRTARALAKILTHAGIRFAILGQEESCTGDPARRAGNEFLFQLMALKNIQTLNQYQIQTIVTACPHCFNTLKNEYPDLGGRYTVWHHTQFIYRLIRDGKIKLKPISSEALQLVTYHDSCYLGRGNGIYDAPRDILQALQLKIVEMAHHRSRGMCCGAGGAQMWKEEEKGTTRVNIARTQEALDTGSRTLAAACPFCHTMLYDGVKYAGKEEEVEVKDIAEIVAEHLQ is encoded by the coding sequence ATGCATATCCCTACCGTAGCCGAATTACAAGCCCGTGGCGAACAACCCGAACTGCTCTACTGGGTGGGCTGTGCGGCCAGCTTTGACCAGCGCGCCCAGCGTACCGCCCGTGCACTGGCTAAAATCCTTACCCATGCCGGCATCCGCTTCGCCATATTAGGACAGGAAGAAAGCTGTACGGGCGACCCGGCCCGCAGGGCGGGGAATGAATTTTTGTTTCAGCTGATGGCATTGAAAAATATTCAGACGCTCAATCAATATCAGATTCAAACCATCGTCACGGCCTGTCCGCATTGTTTTAACACCCTCAAAAATGAATACCCGGATCTGGGCGGCCGTTACACTGTCTGGCATCATACCCAGTTCATCTACCGGCTCATCCGCGACGGGAAAATCAAGCTCAAGCCGATTAGCAGCGAGGCTTTGCAGTTGGTTACCTATCACGACTCCTGTTACCTGGGCCGCGGCAACGGCATCTACGATGCCCCACGCGATATTCTCCAGGCGCTGCAGCTGAAGATTGTGGAGATGGCCCATCATCGCAGCAGAGGGATGTGCTGTGGGGCTGGCGGCGCACAGATGTGGAAGGAAGAAGAAAAGGGAACGACGCGTGTGAACATCGCCCGCACACAGGAAGCCCTCGATACCGGTAGCCGTACCCTAGCGGCAGCCTGTCCGTTTTGCCATACCATGCTCTACGACGGCGTTAAATATGCCGGCAAAGAAGAAGAGGTCGAGGTGAAAGATATCGCCGAGATCGTGGCCGAGCATCTTCAGTGA
- a CDS encoding electron transfer flavoprotein subunit beta/FixA family protein: protein MKILVCISKTADTTAKIAFTPDQKSFLETGVQFIINPYDEWYALVRAVELKEQYPDTVLHLITVGGADTEPILRKALAIGGDAAFRVDLQPIGIEQVATAIAAHVKQEGYDLIFTGKETIDYNGSGVGGYLAGLLDWPFVSLATRLTYDGKTVVVEREIEGGREIAEAELPLVVSCQKGIAEQRIPNMRGIMAARSKPLQVMAAPPEAQQPAVQIDHFALPPKKSGVHLVEPGNEEELVRLLHEEAKVI from the coding sequence ATGAAAATTTTAGTTTGTATCAGTAAAACAGCCGACACTACAGCAAAAATCGCCTTCACACCGGATCAAAAATCTTTTCTTGAAACGGGCGTGCAATTCATTATCAATCCTTATGACGAATGGTATGCACTTGTGCGTGCCGTGGAATTAAAAGAACAGTATCCTGACACTGTACTGCATCTCATCACGGTGGGTGGTGCCGACACAGAACCCATACTGCGCAAAGCGCTGGCTATTGGTGGGGATGCCGCCTTCCGGGTTGACCTGCAGCCGATAGGCATTGAACAGGTAGCTACAGCCATCGCAGCACACGTGAAACAGGAAGGTTATGATTTGATTTTCACCGGTAAAGAAACTATTGATTACAATGGTTCCGGTGTGGGTGGCTACCTGGCCGGATTGCTCGATTGGCCCTTTGTCTCGCTGGCCACTCGATTGACTTACGATGGAAAAACCGTTGTCGTTGAACGTGAAATTGAAGGGGGAAGAGAAATAGCTGAGGCCGAATTACCACTGGTGGTATCCTGCCAGAAGGGCATAGCCGAGCAACGCATTCCCAATATGCGAGGAATTATGGCTGCACGCAGCAAACCGCTTCAGGTGATGGCTGCACCCCCGGAAGCCCAACAACCTGCAGTGCAGATTGATCATTTTGCGCTGCCTCCCAAAAAATCGGGTGTACATCTTGTAGAACCCGGCAATGAAGAAGAACTGGTACGTCTGCTTCATGAAGAAGCAAAGGTGATTTAA
- a CDS encoding bifunctional nuclease family protein, translated as MDKKAEDKIELEIVALSHNMTQQHTYAVVLGEVNGLRRLPIVIGGFEAQAIAVALEGMHPSRPLTHDLIKNIFHAFGVELQEVIISDLIEGVFYAKLICQHGDETIEIDSRTSDALALAVRFECPIYTYNKVMDAAGILLEEPDERKSKRSFVVEEKEERKKEKSLTPEDLRNMTLEELQKLLEEVLEREDYIQAIAIRDEINRRKKKI; from the coding sequence ATGGATAAAAAAGCAGAGGACAAAATAGAGCTCGAAATTGTTGCACTGTCTCATAACATGACGCAGCAGCACACCTACGCAGTGGTGCTGGGTGAAGTAAATGGCTTGAGGCGACTGCCTATTGTGATCGGGGGATTCGAAGCACAGGCGATTGCTGTAGCACTGGAAGGCATGCATCCCAGTCGCCCGCTTACACATGATTTAATCAAAAACATATTTCATGCTTTTGGTGTGGAACTTCAGGAAGTGATTATCAGCGATTTAATTGAGGGTGTGTTTTATGCAAAACTAATCTGTCAACACGGCGATGAAACCATAGAAATTGATTCCCGCACATCCGATGCACTTGCATTAGCCGTTCGTTTTGAATGTCCGATTTATACTTACAACAAAGTCATGGATGCAGCCGGCATCTTGCTGGAAGAACCCGATGAAAGAAAGAGTAAACGCAGCTTTGTGGTTGAAGAAAAAGAAGAACGCAAAAAAGAGAAATCACTCACACCGGAAGATTTACGCAATATGACCCTTGAAGAGTTACAGAAATTGCTGGAGGAAGTGCTGGAGCGCGAAGATTATATTCAAGCCATCGCCATTCGTGATGAAATCAATCGCCGCAAAAAGAAAATATGA
- the ispE gene encoding 4-(cytidine 5'-diphospho)-2-C-methyl-D-erythritol kinase, with protein sequence MIGFSPAKINLGLHVLFKRDDGYHEIETIFYPVPWFDAVEIISAPQLTLHLSGMPIPGNPDDNLCMKAYRLVKQDFPDLPAVAIYLHKTIPPGAGLGGGSANAATVLQLLNLKFALQLTPAQLQSYAQQLGSDCAFFLQHQPCYATGRGEQLEPITLKLDDYALLLVCPSMAVSTSWAYQHIQPLASRTSLKSLIQLPVEAWKNHLVNDFETPVFAQFPVLREMKQQLYALGACYASLSGSGAALFGIFKKGTIPQSLPFSDAITRVCTL encoded by the coding sequence ATGATTGGGTTTTCTCCGGCAAAAATCAATCTTGGTTTACATGTACTTTTCAAACGCGACGATGGCTATCATGAAATTGAAACAATCTTTTATCCCGTTCCCTGGTTTGATGCGGTAGAAATCATTTCCGCTCCACAGCTCACGCTTCATCTTTCAGGTATGCCCATCCCGGGTAATCCGGATGATAATCTTTGCATGAAAGCATATCGACTGGTAAAACAAGATTTTCCAGATTTGCCGGCCGTTGCCATATACTTGCATAAAACCATACCACCAGGAGCCGGCCTCGGGGGCGGTTCTGCAAATGCAGCCACTGTATTGCAACTGCTCAACCTCAAGTTTGCCTTACAACTTACCCCCGCACAACTCCAATCGTATGCGCAGCAATTAGGCAGCGATTGTGCTTTTTTTCTCCAGCATCAGCCCTGTTATGCCACCGGAAGAGGAGAACAGCTTGAACCCATAACGCTGAAACTGGATGACTATGCATTGTTGCTGGTATGCCCATCCATGGCGGTATCCACTTCCTGGGCCTATCAACATATCCAGCCATTGGCTTCACGTACATCGTTGAAAAGCTTGATACAACTTCCCGTGGAAGCCTGGAAAAACCATCTCGTAAATGATTTTGAAACACCCGTGTTTGCACAGTTTCCGGTATTGCGTGAGATGAAACAACAACTATATGCACTGGGAGCTTGCTATGCTTCGTTGAGTGGAAGTGGAGCAGCTTTGTTCGGAATATTTAAAAAGGGAACCATTCCCCAATCATTACCCTTTTCTGATGCCATCACCAGGGTTTGTACGCTATAA